Proteins encoded within one genomic window of Micromonospora halotolerans:
- a CDS encoding DUF4157 domain-containing protein, producing the protein MRVAEAAQPSRSADRDEPERARPAGERPAERSSRPARSTHSVARIPVHAPPDPAAEHDAHATAARLVAARPTRATAARPTHATAARPAPPSAPARSARPAARLATVPDRRLGAGRPLTGAERARYEPALGMDLTGVRLHDGLAAKLAARERRAHAFTYGNHVVLGAGAGPSRDLVLAHELAHVRQQARPAPAPAGAATEHPGRGPPAAPARSAPLGVQCFALADTPVGRFVSDTASDAAALGRGALDTALDVGGEIAGTALEAASAVVDRLAPGLLEFLRGGALVRLRELLCTGVNALLGRLLAGLADLDPMSAIESTFTGLAQGVRDVQARLGSAARSTVGALLRPVVAALQEWDGPIIRNLRTAADTVNQLFTGLWDHLAVPALDLLGAAGGAVWESFTRLGGWLWDLTAPIRAGASYAWDWLSTQFGLAWDSTEGARSWLGNLANSAWEALRATLAPIRTPLMVVGGILVLLSPLGPVVVLTQVLPPLWDGLTWLWENWNTREILVAARQVLQERILPTVIGAVTGAAGTLAAAAAWLADVAGQVGTAMGAVLGVFGASTCLTAVSTLLTGVANQFTRMAAWARGGFSGLTEALHAVFDALVAIFQPILDFLVRLAVVVANPLMLPVVIGAVIWLLCPDDLKPPVINFVLDLLIVAIGALPTLLTGLGPLGALLREGVVGFLTQLRYGERIGDQQRIDASNKIANLAAGGGLSFVAGMAWGIVQGVVDGIIDPFRLLFMLAQLLVAAARAVARVVQSYAPGLPLVRGPPAAGPAGAAGPTPAAASTAAVTAGPSASALATAAPTVGAEATSAAASGLTGATGTGPTATTAGPTATAPGPSVAAAGPTAAGGGAGGVVVEPAVVPGEPTDAQIVAALPAGALAQAAAGAVETDVDPAMLETGMRGEVQSEGATVGGLAQLLGDAWAAMVAGAQSLGARAADALLEFIMLPDFELGRKIGFVAGFLLLQAAIIYFSAGNYAALKAVEPGLRTLLVYLLRFLDLGGELLGVLGRALRPLRGPLLRGIGAARGFLSRFRFAAGLLERVEGLAGRMLGLGDEAALAASRAAREGTEAGASRTAREAVEAGVAREGAATGASRTGREAAEAGAAREATEAGTARAGREGAEGAATREADELGEGAVRAADEPGTPTLADDAAKAAQYPEAVAEARAIEAANDAVDSPVPVLLASLMVLKRRYRWIETFAATPVGPGMYEVEMIASRTSLGRYTTGGPPHLPGARSPHAAEIDRLMAEAEGLGQRLSREELERAAAADPEGFAQLADRVRQEMAERAGGRTGVAAQADAELAGAGEHFGPGHQGPGRPRPDLAVAESHAVAREAGVPEAILGDATPMTRADFESVLPTSAPGPSRAAPAAIPIRDASGQFTSRGVGRSSVQNIDVRHDIELLEAAGASDFRINQTQVDVSDSFRLGTNRPDVQATLNGRRIHIEYDRAPGDRALEHARRILSNDPDAIVLLKIVDF; encoded by the coding sequence GTGAGGGTGGCGGAGGCGGCCCAGCCGTCCCGGTCGGCCGACCGGGACGAGCCCGAGCGCGCCCGCCCGGCGGGGGAGCGGCCGGCCGAGCGGTCGAGCCGGCCGGCCCGCAGCACCCACAGCGTCGCCCGCATTCCGGTGCACGCCCCGCCCGACCCGGCCGCCGAACACGACGCCCACGCCACCGCCGCCCGCCTCGTCGCCGCTCGACCCACCCGCGCCACCGCCGCCCGACCGACCCACGCCACCGCCGCCCGGCCCGCGCCGCCGTCCGCCCCGGCCCGGTCGGCCCGGCCGGCCGCCCGGCTCGCTACCGTGCCCGACCGCCGGCTGGGCGCCGGCCGGCCGCTGACCGGCGCCGAACGCGCCCGCTACGAGCCGGCGCTCGGCATGGACCTGACCGGGGTACGCCTGCACGACGGCCTCGCCGCGAAGCTCGCCGCCCGGGAGCGGCGGGCGCATGCGTTCACCTACGGCAACCACGTGGTCCTCGGCGCCGGGGCCGGGCCGAGCCGGGATCTGGTGCTCGCCCACGAGCTGGCCCACGTCCGCCAGCAGGCCCGCCCCGCGCCCGCCCCGGCCGGCGCGGCCACCGAGCATCCCGGCCGCGGCCCACCGGCCGCCCCGGCCCGGTCCGCGCCGCTCGGCGTGCAGTGCTTCGCGCTCGCCGACACCCCCGTGGGCCGGTTCGTCTCCGACACCGCGAGCGACGCCGCCGCGCTGGGCCGCGGCGCGCTCGACACCGCCCTCGACGTGGGCGGGGAGATCGCCGGGACCGCCCTGGAGGCGGCCTCCGCGGTCGTCGACCGGCTCGCGCCCGGCCTGCTGGAGTTCCTCCGCGGCGGCGCGCTGGTCCGGCTGCGTGAGCTGCTCTGCACCGGCGTCAACGCGCTGCTCGGCCGGCTGCTCGCCGGCCTCGCCGACCTCGACCCGATGTCCGCCATCGAGTCCACCTTCACCGGGCTCGCCCAGGGCGTCCGCGACGTCCAGGCCCGCCTCGGGAGCGCCGCCCGGTCCACCGTCGGCGCCCTGCTGCGCCCCGTGGTGGCCGCCCTCCAGGAGTGGGACGGCCCGATCATCCGCAACCTCCGGACCGCCGCGGACACCGTCAACCAGCTCTTCACCGGCCTCTGGGACCACCTCGCGGTCCCCGCGCTGGACCTGCTCGGCGCGGCCGGCGGCGCGGTCTGGGAGTCGTTCACCCGGCTGGGTGGCTGGCTCTGGGACCTCACCGCGCCCATCCGGGCCGGCGCGTCGTACGCCTGGGACTGGCTCTCCACCCAGTTCGGGCTGGCCTGGGACAGCACCGAGGGCGCCCGCAGCTGGCTCGGCAACCTCGCGAACTCGGCCTGGGAGGCCCTGCGCGCCACCCTCGCGCCGATCCGTACCCCGCTCATGGTGGTCGGCGGCATCCTGGTCCTGCTCTCCCCGCTCGGCCCCGTGGTGGTGCTGACGCAGGTCCTCCCACCGCTGTGGGACGGCCTGACCTGGCTCTGGGAGAACTGGAACACCCGCGAGATCCTCGTCGCCGCTCGGCAGGTGCTCCAGGAGCGCATCCTGCCCACGGTCATCGGCGCGGTCACCGGCGCCGCGGGCACCCTGGCCGCCGCGGCGGCCTGGCTCGCCGACGTGGCCGGGCAGGTCGGCACCGCGATGGGCGCTGTGCTCGGCGTGTTCGGCGCGAGCACCTGCCTCACGGCGGTGTCCACGCTGCTCACCGGCGTGGCCAACCAGTTCACCCGGATGGCCGCCTGGGCACGCGGCGGTTTCAGCGGGCTCACCGAGGCCCTGCACGCCGTCTTCGACGCGCTGGTCGCCATCTTCCAGCCCATCCTGGACTTCCTGGTCCGGCTGGCCGTGGTGGTGGCCAACCCGCTCATGCTGCCGGTCGTCATCGGCGCGGTGATCTGGCTGCTCTGCCCGGACGACCTCAAGCCACCGGTCATCAACTTCGTGCTCGACCTGCTCATCGTGGCGATCGGGGCGCTGCCCACCCTGCTCACCGGCCTGGGCCCGCTCGGCGCGCTGCTGCGCGAGGGCGTGGTCGGCTTCCTCACCCAGCTCCGGTACGGCGAGCGGATCGGCGACCAGCAGCGCATCGACGCCAGCAACAAGATCGCCAACCTGGCCGCCGGCGGGGGACTGTCCTTCGTGGCCGGCATGGCCTGGGGCATCGTGCAGGGCGTGGTCGACGGCATCATCGACCCGTTCCGGCTGCTGTTCATGCTGGCCCAGCTCCTGGTGGCCGCCGCCCGCGCGGTGGCCCGGGTCGTCCAGTCGTACGCCCCGGGTCTGCCCCTGGTCCGAGGCCCACCGGCCGCCGGTCCGGCCGGCGCCGCCGGGCCGACACCCGCTGCGGCCTCGACCGCCGCGGTCACCGCCGGACCGTCGGCGTCCGCTCTGGCCACTGCGGCGCCCACCGTCGGGGCGGAGGCGACGTCGGCAGCGGCCTCGGGGCTCACCGGAGCGACCGGTACCGGCCCCACCGCGACGACCGCCGGTCCGACGGCCACCGCCCCCGGTCCGAGCGTGGCCGCCGCCGGTCCGACAGCGGCCGGCGGCGGGGCGGGCGGCGTCGTCGTCGAGCCGGCGGTGGTGCCGGGGGAGCCGACCGACGCGCAGATCGTCGCGGCGCTGCCGGCCGGTGCCCTCGCGCAGGCGGCGGCCGGTGCGGTGGAAACCGATGTGGACCCCGCCATGCTGGAGACCGGCATGCGCGGCGAGGTGCAGAGCGAGGGCGCCACGGTGGGCGGGCTCGCCCAGCTCCTCGGCGACGCCTGGGCGGCCATGGTGGCCGGCGCCCAGTCGCTCGGCGCGCGGGCCGCCGACGCGCTGCTCGAGTTCATCATGCTGCCCGACTTCGAGCTGGGCCGGAAGATCGGCTTCGTGGCCGGGTTCCTGCTGCTCCAGGCCGCCATCATCTACTTCAGCGCCGGCAACTACGCCGCCCTCAAGGCCGTCGAGCCGGGGCTGCGCACCCTGCTGGTCTACCTGCTCCGCTTCCTGGACCTGGGCGGCGAGCTGCTCGGCGTGCTCGGCCGGGCGCTGCGCCCGTTGCGCGGGCCGCTGCTGCGCGGCATCGGCGCCGCGCGCGGCTTCCTCAGCCGGTTCCGCTTCGCCGCCGGCCTCCTCGAACGGGTCGAGGGGCTGGCCGGGCGGATGCTCGGCCTGGGCGACGAGGCGGCCCTCGCCGCGAGCCGAGCCGCACGGGAGGGGACCGAGGCCGGCGCCTCCCGCACCGCCCGGGAGGCCGTCGAGGCCGGCGTGGCCCGGGAGGGCGCGGCGACCGGCGCGTCCCGCACCGGCCGGGAGGCCGCCGAGGCCGGCGCCGCCCGCGAGGCCACCGAGGCCGGCACGGCCCGGGCCGGCCGGGAAGGCGCCGAGGGAGCGGCCACCCGGGAGGCCGACGAGCTGGGCGAGGGCGCGGTCCGCGCCGCCGACGAACCGGGCACCCCGACCCTGGCCGACGACGCGGCCAAGGCGGCCCAGTACCCGGAGGCGGTGGCCGAGGCCCGGGCCATCGAGGCTGCCAACGACGCGGTCGACAGCCCGGTGCCGGTGCTGCTCGCCTCGCTGATGGTGCTCAAGCGCCGGTACCGCTGGATCGAGACGTTCGCCGCCACCCCGGTCGGCCCCGGAATGTACGAGGTCGAGATGATCGCCAGCCGCACCTCACTCGGCCGTTACACCACCGGCGGTCCGCCGCACCTGCCCGGGGCGCGCAGCCCGCACGCAGCGGAGATCGACCGGCTGATGGCCGAGGCCGAGGGGCTCGGGCAGCGGCTCAGCCGGGAGGAACTGGAACGCGCGGCGGCGGCCGACCCGGAGGGCTTCGCGCAGTTGGCCGACCGGGTGCGGCAGGAGATGGCCGAGCGGGCCGGCGGGCGCACCGGCGTGGCCGCCCAGGCCGACGCCGAACTCGCCGGGGCGGGCGAGCACTTCGGGCCCGGTCACCAGGGACCTGGCCGACCGCGTCCGGACCTCGCCGTGGCGGAGAGCCACGCGGTCGCCCGGGAGGCCGGGGTGCCCGAGGCGATCCTCGGCGACGCCACCCCGATGACCCGGGCCGACTTCGAGAGCGTGCTGCCCACCAGCGCGCCCGGGCCGTCCCGGGCTGCCCCCGCCGCGATCCCGATCCGCGACGCGTCCGGTCAGTTCACCAGCCGTGGCGTGGGTCGCAGCAGCGTCCAGAACATCGACGTACGGCACGACATCGAGCTGCTGGAGGCGGCCGGCGCCAGCGACTTCCGGATCAACCAGACCCAGGTCGACGTCAGCGACAGCTTCCGGCTCGGCACCAACCGCCCCGACGTCCAGGCGACCTTGAACGGCCGGCGGATCCACATCGAGTACGACCGGGCGCCCGGCGACCGGGCCCTGGAGCACGCGCGGCGGATCCTCAGCAACGACCCGGACGCGATCGTCCTGCTGAAGATCGTGGACTTCTGA
- a CDS encoding dihydrofolate reductase family protein: MSVIVIEFITLDGIVSDPDGSAATPTGGWAFRYGPESVTGDKFRLGRVLDDGVMLLGRTTWQLFSRIWPGRDDPFSARMNGVPKLVASRSLTDTSAWANSRLVDGDLVEVVRQEQRDVIVTGSLSVVRALRTEDLIDEYRLLTFPAVLGTGERLFPAGGPPTDLETVSVERVGAAVLTRYGRAAR, from the coding sequence GTGAGCGTCATCGTCATCGAGTTCATCACCCTGGACGGGATCGTGTCCGACCCCGACGGGTCCGCAGCCACGCCGACCGGCGGTTGGGCATTCCGGTACGGCCCCGAGAGCGTCACCGGAGACAAGTTCCGCCTCGGCCGCGTGCTGGACGACGGGGTCATGCTGCTGGGCCGCACCACCTGGCAGTTGTTCTCCCGAATCTGGCCGGGACGCGACGACCCCTTCTCCGCGCGCATGAACGGGGTGCCCAAGCTGGTGGCCTCCCGGTCGCTGACCGACACCTCGGCGTGGGCGAACTCCCGCCTCGTCGACGGCGACCTCGTCGAGGTCGTCAGGCAGGAGCAGCGGGACGTCATCGTCACCGGCAGCCTCAGTGTGGTGCGGGCGCTGCGGACCGAGGACCTGATCGACGAGTACCGGCTGCTCACCTTCCCCGCCGTCCTCGGCACCGGCGAGCGGCTCTTCCCCGCCGGCGGCCCGCCGACGGACCTGGAAACCGTCTCGGTCGAGCGCGTCGGCGCGGCGGTCCTCACCCGCTACGGCAGGGCCGCCCGGTGA
- a CDS encoding MarR family winged helix-turn-helix transcriptional regulator: protein MTQPRWLNPEEERLWLAFLRMRRALDVAIDGQLAEAGLSPADYDVLVPLSQRGEALRVRDLAASIGWDRSRIAHQLRRMEQRGLVARSDSTTDRRGTLVHLTDLGRTAITAAAPGHVETVRRVLFDQLDQDDLTHLTDIAERVADAAGLTGISRTGGPAPRGRAHADRQGLEP from the coding sequence ATGACCCAACCGCGGTGGCTGAACCCCGAGGAAGAACGCCTGTGGCTGGCCTTCCTGCGCATGCGGCGCGCGCTCGACGTGGCGATCGACGGTCAGCTCGCCGAGGCCGGCCTGTCGCCCGCCGACTACGACGTCCTGGTCCCGCTCTCCCAGCGCGGGGAGGCCCTGCGCGTGCGGGACCTGGCCGCCAGCATCGGCTGGGACCGCAGCCGCATCGCCCACCAGCTCCGGCGGATGGAGCAGCGCGGGCTCGTCGCGCGGTCCGACAGCACCACCGACCGGCGGGGCACACTGGTCCACCTCACCGACCTCGGCCGTACGGCGATCACCGCCGCCGCGCCGGGGCACGTCGAGACGGTCCGCCGGGTGCTGTTCGATCAGCTCGACCAGGACGACCTGACCCATCTCACGGACATCGCCGAGCGGGTGGCCGACGCGGCCGGACTGACCGGCATCTCCCGCACCGGAGGCCCGGCTCCGCGTGGCCGGGCCCATGCGGACCGCCAGGGGCTCGAACCCTGA
- a CDS encoding sigma-70 family RNA polymerase sigma factor yields MEFETYRGELIAYCYRMVGSFHEAEDLVQETMLRAWKARDRYDDARASVRTWLYRIATNVCLTALEGRARRPLPSGLGAPSSDPGAPLTPVRDIPWLQPFPDARVDADARAGLRLALVAAMQTLSARQRAVVLLREVLEFSAAEVATQLGSTVPAINSALQRARATLAQVGDVDEVTEPDDPRVRAVIDRYVRAFEAADVPALVRLLTDDAVLEMPPVPLWYRGSRDYGRFMDRVFRMRGTGWVMTRLTANGQPALAAYAPQPGGGHQLHTVQVLTVAGGLVAHNVVFADPAALTAFDLPTQILPDEFRPPR; encoded by the coding sequence GTGGAGTTCGAGACCTACCGGGGTGAGTTGATCGCCTACTGCTACCGGATGGTGGGCTCGTTCCACGAGGCCGAGGATCTGGTGCAGGAGACGATGCTGCGGGCGTGGAAGGCCCGCGACCGGTACGACGACGCCCGCGCGTCGGTACGGACCTGGCTGTACCGCATCGCCACCAACGTGTGCCTGACCGCGCTGGAGGGGCGTGCCCGGCGGCCGTTGCCGTCGGGCCTGGGCGCGCCGAGCAGCGACCCCGGAGCGCCGCTCACGCCGGTGCGGGACATTCCCTGGCTGCAGCCGTTTCCCGACGCGCGGGTCGACGCCGACGCCCGGGCGGGGCTCCGGCTCGCGCTGGTGGCGGCCATGCAGACCCTGTCGGCCCGTCAGCGGGCCGTGGTGCTCCTGCGCGAGGTGCTGGAGTTCAGCGCCGCCGAGGTCGCCACGCAGCTGGGGAGCACGGTCCCGGCGATCAACAGCGCGCTGCAACGCGCCCGCGCCACCCTCGCCCAGGTCGGCGACGTGGACGAGGTCACCGAGCCGGACGACCCACGGGTGCGGGCGGTGATCGACCGGTACGTCCGCGCGTTCGAGGCGGCGGACGTACCGGCGCTCGTGCGGCTCCTGACCGACGACGCCGTCCTGGAGATGCCGCCGGTGCCGCTGTGGTACCGGGGCAGCCGCGACTACGGCCGGTTCATGGACCGGGTCTTCCGGATGCGCGGGACGGGCTGGGTCATGACCCGACTCACCGCCAACGGGCAACCGGCGCTCGCCGCGTACGCGCCGCAACCCGGCGGCGGGCACCAGTTGCACACGGTGCAGGTCCTCACCGTCGCCGGGGGTCTGGTCGCGCACAACGTGGTGTTCGCCGACCCGGCCGCGCTCACGGCGTTCGACCTGCCCACGCAGATTCTTCCCGACGAGTTTCGCCCGCCGCGATGA
- a CDS encoding inositol-3-phosphate synthase, with product MIESAKVAVVGVGNNTSALVQGLNFYRRTGSLVGVHRAELAGLGVGDVDVVAAFAISDAKVGRDLHEAILLPPNNFRLDADLPPSGVTVQRGLVDATEVERVAQALKGAEVLLYSAPSGRPETARAYAEAALLAGVAFVNTTSDGVAREPSMLERFEAAGLPLLGDDLASQFGSSVVHHALLRLIEERGLTLVSSYQVNLGGTEDFRNLVENPNTKQQSKANAVGSDKVQMAPLGYLPHLGSQKIAHLNVEAQGWGGTAVSLDVRLKVHDPSGAAGVNIDLVRVAAAALRSGRGGYLPEVATLLKSPPGTAI from the coding sequence ATGATCGAAAGTGCGAAGGTCGCGGTCGTCGGCGTGGGCAACAACACCTCGGCGCTGGTGCAGGGCCTCAACTTCTATCGCCGCACCGGCAGCCTGGTGGGCGTCCACCGCGCCGAGCTGGCGGGGCTGGGTGTCGGGGACGTGGACGTCGTCGCGGCGTTCGCCATCTCCGACGCCAAGGTGGGCCGGGACCTGCACGAGGCGATCCTCCTGCCGCCCAACAACTTCCGGCTCGACGCGGACCTGCCGCCGTCGGGCGTGACGGTGCAGCGCGGTCTCGTGGACGCGACGGAGGTCGAGCGGGTGGCGCAGGCGCTGAAGGGCGCCGAGGTGCTGCTCTACTCCGCGCCGAGCGGCCGGCCGGAGACCGCCCGCGCCTACGCCGAGGCGGCGCTGCTGGCCGGGGTGGCGTTCGTCAACACCACCTCGGACGGGGTGGCCCGCGAGCCGTCCATGCTCGAACGGTTCGAGGCGGCCGGCCTGCCGCTGCTCGGCGACGACCTGGCCAGCCAGTTCGGCAGCTCCGTGGTGCATCACGCGCTGCTGCGCCTGATCGAGGAGCGCGGCCTCACCCTGGTCAGCTCCTACCAGGTCAACCTGGGCGGCACGGAGGACTTCCGCAACCTGGTCGAGAACCCCAACACCAAGCAGCAGTCCAAGGCCAACGCGGTGGGATCCGACAAGGTCCAGATGGCTCCCCTCGGCTACCTTCCGCACCTGGGCTCGCAGAAGATCGCCCACCTCAACGTCGAGGCGCAGGGCTGGGGCGGCACGGCGGTGAGCCTGGACGTGCGGCTGAAGGTGCACGACCCGAGCGGCGCGGCCGGCGTCAACATCGACCTGGTCCGCGTGGCCGCCGCCGCTCTGCGTTCGGGTCGCGGCGGCTACCTGCCCGAGGTGGCGACACTGCTGAAGTCCCCGCCGGGGACGGCGATCTGA
- a CDS encoding NADPH-dependent FMN reductase, protein MPTLQIIIASTRPGRLGLPVAEWINTVAVKHGGFDQVELVDLAEWNLPFMDEPNHPRLRRYVHQHTRDWSATIDRADAFLIVMPEYNFGYTAPLKNAIDYLAHEWAYKPVGLVSYGGVSAGTRAAQMIKQVLTTLKMTPIPEAVHIPFVAQFVDDDGALRPNETMEASAEAMLDELVHWTSALTPLRERARQHAAG, encoded by the coding sequence ATGCCTACCCTGCAGATCATCATTGCCAGCACCCGGCCGGGCCGGCTCGGCCTGCCGGTCGCCGAGTGGATCAACACCGTGGCCGTGAAGCACGGCGGCTTCGACCAGGTGGAGCTCGTCGACCTCGCCGAGTGGAACCTGCCGTTCATGGACGAGCCGAACCACCCGCGCCTGCGCCGCTACGTCCACCAGCACACCCGGGACTGGAGCGCCACGATCGACCGGGCCGACGCGTTCCTGATCGTCATGCCCGAGTACAACTTCGGCTACACGGCGCCGCTCAAGAACGCGATCGACTACCTCGCGCACGAGTGGGCGTACAAGCCGGTCGGCCTGGTCAGCTACGGCGGCGTCAGCGCCGGCACCCGCGCCGCGCAGATGATCAAGCAGGTGCTGACCACGTTGAAGATGACGCCGATCCCCGAGGCCGTGCACATCCCGTTCGTCGCCCAGTTCGTCGACGACGACGGCGCACTGCGACCCAACGAGACCATGGAGGCCAGCGCCGAGGCGATGCTCGACGAGCTGGTGCACTGGACCTCGGCCCTGACCCCGCTGCGGGAACGCGCACGGCAACACGCGGCCGGCTGA